The Psychrobacillus sp. FSL K6-4046 DNA window CAAAAATCATGCTTGTTGTAGGCGGCGAGCATGCGAACTATAAATGGAATGAGCAACTAGCTAATAAACTATCGGAACAAATGAATACAATAGTGCCAGGTATATCAAGAGGCGTTTTCTTGAAAACTGGAAAAGGTGTAGATGGAGTCTACAATCAAGACCTAAATAAAAACACTATACTTATTGAATTAGGTGGCATTGACAGTACAGAAGTCGAACTAAATAGGACAATTGCAATCTTAGCGAAAGCAGTTTCAAATGTTTTTGATCAACAAAATGCATCCTAACATTGATGTATCGCTTGTTCACTGCTATAATTCATAATAGTTTAATTAGGAGTGAACAAGCATGAATAATGAAGAGAGACTGGCACGACAGAAAAAGATACGAAACTTTTCTATAATCGCCCATATAGATCATGGGAAGTCAACGCTTGCTGACCGTATTTTAGAAAAAACAAAGACGTTAACATCTAGAGAAATGAAAGACCAATTGTTAGACTCTATGGATCTTGAAAGAGAACGTGGAATTACAATTAAATTAAATGCAGTTCAGCTAAAGTATTTGGCACAAGATGGGGAAGAATATATTTTCCATTTAATCGATACTCCTGGACATGTCGATTTTACTTATGAGGTATCTAGAAGCTTAGCAGCCTGTGAAGGTGCTATTTTAGTTGTTGATGCTGCACAAGGAATTGAGGCACAAACGTTAGCTAACGTTTATCTTGCATTAGATAACGATTTAGAGATTTTACCAGTTATCAATAAAATTGATTTACCTGCAGCTGATCCAGAGCGTGTAAAAAAAGAAGTGGAAGAAGTAATTGGTTTAGATGCTTCAGAAGCTGTTCATGCCTCAGCAAAAGCTGGTATTGGTATAGAAGAAATTTTAGAGCAAATCGTGGAAAAAGTTCCTGCGCCAACTGGTGATCCAGAAGCACCTTTAGAAGCATTGATTTTTGACTCATTATTTGATCCATACCGTGGTGTAATTGTTTATATTCGAATTATGCAAGGAACCGTAAAACCTGGAGATCGCATTAAAATGATGTCTTCGGGCAAAGAATTTGATGTTGTAGAAACAGGGGTCTTCACACCTAGAACTACTCAACGTGATGAATTGACTGTCGGAGATGTTGGTTTCTTAACAGCCTCTATGAAGGATGTTGGCGATTCGAGTGTTGGGGATACTATTACTTTGGCGAATAATCCGGCACAAGTGGCATTAGCGGGTTACCGTAAGATGAATCCAATGGTGTTCTGTGGATTGTACCCAATTGATAACTCTAAATATAATGATCTTCGAGATGCATTAGAAAAACTGCAGCTAAATGACTCTGCACTAGAGTTTGAACCTGAATCTTCCCAAGCCCTAGGTTTTGGATATCGCTGTGGCTTCCTTGGATTGCTCCATATGGAGATTATTCAAGAACGTATCGAGCGTGAATTTAAAATTGATCTTATTACGACAGCACCAAGCGTTATCTATAATGTAAAGTTGACTAGTGGAGAGACTTTAAAAGTTGATAATCCTTCTATGATGCCAGACGTTCAAAAGGTAGACGCAATAGAGGAGCCTTATGTTAAAGCCTCTATCATGGTTCCAGAGGATTATGTTGGATCTGTTATGGAGCTTTGCCAACGTAAGCGTGGTAACTTCATCACAATGGATTATTTATCTTCTGCTCGTGTAAATATTATCTATGAAATTCCACTATCCGAGATCGTCTATGATTTCTTTGATTCATTAAAATCCAGCAC harbors:
- the lepA gene encoding translation elongation factor 4 gives rise to the protein MNNEERLARQKKIRNFSIIAHIDHGKSTLADRILEKTKTLTSREMKDQLLDSMDLERERGITIKLNAVQLKYLAQDGEEYIFHLIDTPGHVDFTYEVSRSLAACEGAILVVDAAQGIEAQTLANVYLALDNDLEILPVINKIDLPAADPERVKKEVEEVIGLDASEAVHASAKAGIGIEEILEQIVEKVPAPTGDPEAPLEALIFDSLFDPYRGVIVYIRIMQGTVKPGDRIKMMSSGKEFDVVETGVFTPRTTQRDELTVGDVGFLTASMKDVGDSSVGDTITLANNPAQVALAGYRKMNPMVFCGLYPIDNSKYNDLRDALEKLQLNDSALEFEPESSQALGFGYRCGFLGLLHMEIIQERIEREFKIDLITTAPSVIYNVKLTSGETLKVDNPSMMPDVQKVDAIEEPYVKASIMVPEDYVGSVMELCQRKRGNFITMDYLSSARVNIIYEIPLSEIVYDFFDSLKSSTKGYASFDYELIGYKESKLQKMDILLNGEKVDALSFIVHRDFAYERGKLIVEKLKALIPRQQFEVPVQAAVGQKIIARSTIKSMGKNVLAKCYGGDISRKRKLLEKQKEGKKRMKQVGSVEVPQEAFMAVLKMDEPNK